In Candidatus Rokuibacteriota bacterium, a genomic segment contains:
- a CDS encoding aldo/keto reductase has protein sequence MVASVLGFGGAEIGYRRVAAGTVARLLGSALDAGLYVIDTAECYEDSEALIGRALGARRRECYLFTKCGHARGESRADWRPAALLRSIERSLRRLATDSLDLIQLHSCSLAELRRGEAIAALERARERGWARYIGYSGDGEAARYAVECGRFDTLQTSVSLADQEAVDLTLPLAQARRMGVIAKRPLANVAWRYARKPAEPYYQAYWSRLRRLGYPFLHAAGDTAVATALRFTLRVPGIHTAIVGTTKPERWQQNAALLRAGPLPRDDFERIRARWREVADPSWVGQI, from the coding sequence ATGGTCGCGAGCGTCCTCGGCTTCGGCGGTGCCGAGATCGGTTACCGCCGCGTGGCCGCGGGCACCGTGGCGCGGCTCCTGGGGAGCGCGCTCGATGCCGGGCTCTACGTCATCGACACGGCCGAGTGCTACGAGGACAGCGAGGCCCTCATCGGGCGGGCCCTCGGGGCCCGGCGGCGCGAGTGCTACCTCTTCACCAAGTGCGGCCATGCCCGCGGCGAGTCGCGCGCGGACTGGCGGCCGGCCGCGCTCCTCCGCAGCATCGAGCGGAGCCTCCGGCGCCTCGCCACCGACTCCCTCGACCTGATCCAGCTCCACAGCTGCTCCCTCGCCGAGCTCCGGCGGGGCGAGGCCATCGCGGCCCTCGAGCGGGCGCGCGAGCGCGGCTGGGCGCGGTACATCGGCTACAGCGGCGACGGCGAGGCGGCGCGCTACGCCGTCGAGTGCGGCCGCTTCGACACCCTCCAGACCTCGGTGAGCCTCGCTGACCAGGAGGCCGTGGACCTCACCCTGCCCCTGGCCCAAGCCCGGCGGATGGGCGTCATTGCCAAGCGGCCGCTGGCGAATGTCGCCTGGCGGTACGCGCGGAAGCCGGCCGAGCCCTACTACCAGGCCTACTGGTCGCGGCTGCGGCGGCTCGGCTACCCCTTCCTGCACGCGGCGGGCGACACGGCGGTGGCCACCGCCCTCCGCTTCACCCTCCGCGTGCCGGGCATCCACACCGCCATCGTCGGCACCACGAAGCCCGAGCGCTGGCAGCAGAACGCGGCGCTGCTCCGGGCCGGCCCCCTGCCCCGGGACGACTTCGAGCGCATCCGCGCGCGCTGGCGCGAGGTCGCCGACCCCTCGTGGGTGGGCCAGATCTGA
- a CDS encoding type II toxin-antitoxin system HicA family toxin, whose protein sequence is MPPKVRELVAELQSAGFVDRGGRGSHRDFVHPRVARPVTVSGSPGDDAKHYQVRAVRLAIEESKK, encoded by the coding sequence GTGCCACCGAAAGTCCGAGAACTCGTAGCTGAACTCCAGAGCGCAGGTTTCGTCGATCGAGGCGGTAGGGGTAGCCACAGGGACTTCGTTCACCCGCGAGTGGCAAGGCCTGTGACAGTCTCTGGGAGTCCAGGCGACGATGCGAAGCACTACCAAGTTCGGGCTGTGCGTCTTGCCATTGAGGAGTCGAAGAAATGA
- a CDS encoding HigA family addiction module antidote protein, which yields MRMHKPPHPGEIIKALCLEPLGVTVTQAAEALGVSRKTLSAILNGRAGVSAEMAVRLSIAFGTSSESWLNQQTQYDLWRAEQRRKRLRVVKLAPV from the coding sequence GTGCGTATGCACAAGCCACCTCACCCGGGCGAGATCATCAAGGCCCTGTGCCTTGAGCCACTCGGCGTGACCGTGACGCAGGCCGCTGAAGCTTTGGGAGTGAGCCGGAAGACCCTCTCCGCTATTCTGAACGGCCGTGCCGGAGTCAGCGCCGAGATGGCGGTCCGTCTTTCCATTGCTTTCGGGACATCGTCCGAGAGTTGGCTGAACCAGCAGACGCAGTACGATCTCTGGCGCGCTGAGCAGCGTCGGAAGCGACTTCGGGTGGTGAAGCTTGCGCCGGTGTAG